A region from the Aegilops tauschii subsp. strangulata cultivar AL8/78 chromosome 5, Aet v6.0, whole genome shotgun sequence genome encodes:
- the LOC109763248 gene encoding uncharacterized protein, with translation MVDVEHRMAGMAPAAHAAGLRRLSTRAAAGPSSASASPRHGLYSFQGVASSVLSHLRASGVAILPGLSDAELARAEAEMGFTFPPDLRAVLALGLPSGPGFPDWRSRAGLRAAFDLPVAAASLQIARGALWPRCWGKRPADPDRARRLARSAIRRAPLLVPLFDRCYLPCTPSLAGNPVFFVTDDRVLCCGLDVVHFFTRESSFQPMDISSPFAAMPSSGTSTPCTRRSLDAACGGQAPRWIEFWSDAASDRRRRDSSSSEASTASTSSSGCCSPPRRSTPRWVDNYLDKLGSVLKKGGWRDREVDEMVEVAASGMFDGEEAPPAADAEAVLDTLLLKTDRCSDSLRRAGWSSEDVSDALGLDLRRCKEPHRSAVRVPPEIAAKVQRLARTVARS, from the coding sequence ATGGTGGATGTGGAGCACCGGATGGCGGGCATGGCCCCGGCGGCGCACGCGGCCGGCCTGCGCCGCCTGTCCACGCGCGCCGCGGCCGGCCCTTCCTCGGCATCGGCGTCCCCGCGCCACGGGCTCTACTCCTTCCAGGGCGTGGCGTCGTCCGTGCTCTCGCACCTCCGGGCGTCCGGGGTGGCCATCCTCCCGGGGCTCTCCGACGCGGAGCTCGCCCGCGCCGAGGCCGAGATGGGGTTCACCTTCCCTCCCGACCTCCGCGCCGTGCTGGCCCTCGGGCTGCCGTCGGGCCCCGGGTTCCCTGACTGGCGCTCCCGCGCGGGGCTCCGCGCCGCGTTCGACCTGCCCGTCGCCGCGGCGTCGCTCCAGATCGCGAGGGGCGCGCTGTGGCCGCGGTGCTGGGGGAAGAGGCCGGCCGACCCCGACCGCGCGAGGCGGCTCGCCCGCTCCGCCATACGGCGCGCGCCGCTGCTGGTGCCGCTCTTCGATCGGTGCTACCTGCCCTGCACCCCCTCCCTCGCCGGGAACCCCGTGTTCTTCGTCACCGACGACCGCGTCCTCTGCTGCGGCCTCGACGTCGTCCACTTCTTCACCCGGGAGTCGTCCTTCCAGCCGATGGACATCTCCTCCCCGTTCGCGGCGATGCCCTCCTCCGGCACGAGCACGCCTTGCACGCGCCGCAGCCTCGACGCGGCCTGCGGCGGCCAGGCCCCGCGCTGGATCGAGTTCTGGAGCGACGCGGCCTCCGACAGGCGCCGCCGCGACTCGTCGTCCTCCGAAGCCTCCACCGCATCCACATCCTCGTCAGGCTGCTGCTCGCCACCTCGGAGGTCGACGCCGCGCTGGGTGGACAACTACCTGGACAAGCTCGGATCGGTGCTCAAGAAAGGTGGCTGGAGGGACAGGGAGGTGGACGAGATGGTGGAGGTGGCCGCCTCAGGGATGTTCGACGGCGAGGAGGCTCCGCCAGCCGCCGACGCGGAGGCCGTGCTCGACACACTCCTCCTGAAGACGGACCGGTGCTCAGACTCCCTCAGGCGAGCTGGATGGAGCTCGGAGGACGTGTCGGACGCGCTGGGGCTGGACCTCCGGCGGTGCAAGGAGCCGCACCGATCGGCCGTGCGGGTGCCCCCAGAGATCGCCGCCAAGGTGCAGCGCCTCGCGCGGACGGTGGCGAGGTCGTGA